Proteins encoded by one window of Streptomyces clavuligerus:
- a CDS encoding AAA family ATPase, translated as MDDWLIYRGVGAPDHRRIRSLPPPPPWRAFTGEPLPGPVPPIDAASLRRLGTRVGAPPAQDSRALELINAALYLRRPLLVTGEPGSGKSTLAHSIAYELGLGRVLQWPVVSRTELRDGLYTYDAIGRLQDAQLAEREEPGEEPGEEPEEGATGRRGPDDIGRYIRLGPLGTALLPTELPRVLLIDELDKSDIDLPNDLLNVVEEGEFALPELERTADRPGRYEVRVLTDDGRRVPVRGGRVRCHAFPFVLMTSNGERDFPAPLLRRCIHLHLDPPRDERLAAMVQAHFGTGADEHNLDLIGRFTSEDGDGELRPTDQLLNAIYLTQHTARTEPGRREEIAGLLMRPLDTRRR; from the coding sequence ATGGACGACTGGCTGATCTACCGCGGCGTCGGCGCGCCGGACCACCGGCGGATACGCTCCCTGCCCCCGCCCCCGCCCTGGCGTGCCTTCACCGGGGAGCCGCTGCCCGGCCCCGTCCCCCCGATCGACGCCGCCTCGCTGCGGCGCCTCGGCACCCGGGTGGGCGCACCGCCCGCCCAGGACTCCCGCGCCCTGGAGCTGATCAACGCGGCGCTCTATCTGCGCCGCCCCCTCCTCGTCACCGGCGAACCGGGCTCCGGGAAATCCACCCTCGCCCACTCCATCGCCTATGAACTGGGGCTCGGGCGGGTCCTCCAGTGGCCCGTCGTCTCCCGCACCGAACTGCGGGACGGCCTCTACACCTACGACGCCATCGGCCGCCTCCAGGACGCCCAGCTCGCCGAACGCGAGGAGCCGGGGGAGGAGCCGGGGGAGGAGCCGGAAGAGGGGGCGACCGGGCGGCGCGGGCCCGACGACATCGGCCGCTACATCCGCCTCGGCCCCCTGGGCACCGCGCTGCTCCCCACCGAACTCCCCCGGGTCCTGCTCATCGACGAACTCGACAAGAGCGACATCGACCTCCCCAACGACCTCCTCAACGTGGTCGAGGAGGGCGAGTTCGCCCTGCCCGAACTGGAACGGACGGCGGACCGGCCCGGACGGTACGAGGTCCGCGTCCTCACCGACGACGGCCGCCGGGTCCCGGTGCGCGGCGGCCGGGTCCGCTGCCACGCCTTCCCCTTCGTCCTGATGACCAGCAACGGCGAACGCGACTTCCCCGCCCCGCTGCTCCGCCGCTGTATCCACCTCCACCTCGACCCGCCCCGCGACGAACGGCTCGCCGCCATGGTGCAGGCCCACTTCGGCACCGGCGCCGACGAACACAACCTCGATCTGATCGGCCGCTTCACCAGCGAGGACGGCGACGGCGAACTCCGCCCCACCGACCAGCTCCTCAACGCGATCTATCTGACCCAGCACACCGCGCGCACGGAGCCCGGACGGCGCGAGGAGATCGCCGGACTGCTGATGCGGCCCCTCGACACCCGCAGGCGCTGA
- a CDS encoding trypsin-like peptidase domain-containing protein produces the protein MSDADPVIDALARAATVYFHALDATPGAEGSALWGTGFFIAPGLVLTCAHVLAPALRGDRDRIFGVCGGEVAGGEPLPARLERWLLDGEPRPEQRVPVAQDLALVRVLEPGVEHECVWLTDRTDHPGGRGVVQGYRPGEGGRAVRWKATARINGFDDDYGLRFRPEAEFPKGGSGSPVLDAHTGAVTGVLKSRRAGRDGGTAIAVTALRRFGPAYQPLIADHDHWHGQSPKTTGHNWVERQHQLPGAGVHTGGDQWGPRDRREALGLLASVPPPDGIRPVVELVRKARGGVAAPPGQLLPHSWRDGHGLLYEAGQPVAAIAALHYLQLVVEYERVRGGDASALADWVALRLQDVPRIVHTVVTQASLPPGLAPPPVTAGSAPAVVRYPRAGDGTGVVIVELEPVLGPFRAGPAGTAPGSRFYWRIRVDDGFDLNEPLHEDQTGDGVPPEELVHTLRAPLAEVFATLDAPGAPAPLEVALPADHFDTAVHRWQLTEMARLHQPAYVGVRRMVVLRDLGRRGEPDPVWLRRWRAMERAGAPVAVRTPPPRQLPRPRHFEEMGASAVPVLCRPASSGAGRRAIGMALAAGHGIALWHTDGHPDLGCGDFCDRLHEGAALLLEQSTAPVELPDRLRRIRDDISGTRDTGHWAESVALLYDDPGRPLPLDDSGPVDSP, from the coding sequence ATGAGCGACGCCGATCCGGTCATCGACGCCCTCGCCCGCGCCGCCACCGTCTACTTCCACGCCCTGGACGCCACCCCAGGAGCGGAGGGCTCCGCGCTCTGGGGCACCGGCTTCTTCATCGCCCCCGGGCTGGTGCTGACCTGCGCCCATGTCCTCGCTCCCGCGTTGCGCGGCGACCGGGACCGGATCTTCGGGGTGTGCGGCGGCGAGGTCGCGGGCGGCGAGCCGCTGCCCGCCCGCCTGGAGCGCTGGCTCCTCGACGGCGAACCCCGGCCCGAGCAGCGCGTCCCCGTCGCCCAGGACCTCGCCCTGGTCCGGGTCCTCGAACCCGGTGTCGAACACGAGTGCGTCTGGCTCACCGACCGCACCGACCACCCCGGCGGCCGGGGCGTCGTCCAGGGCTACCGCCCCGGGGAAGGGGGCCGCGCCGTCCGCTGGAAGGCCACCGCCCGGATCAACGGCTTCGACGACGACTACGGACTGCGCTTCCGCCCCGAGGCCGAGTTCCCCAAGGGCGGCTCCGGCTCCCCCGTGCTCGACGCCCACACCGGCGCCGTCACCGGCGTCCTCAAGTCCCGGCGCGCGGGCCGCGACGGCGGCACGGCCATCGCGGTCACCGCCCTGCGCCGCTTCGGCCCCGCGTACCAGCCGCTGATCGCGGACCACGACCACTGGCATGGGCAGTCGCCGAAGACGACCGGCCACAACTGGGTCGAGCGCCAGCACCAGCTCCCCGGCGCGGGGGTGCACACCGGCGGCGACCAGTGGGGCCCCCGCGACCGCCGGGAGGCGCTCGGGCTGCTCGCCTCCGTACCGCCGCCCGACGGCATCCGGCCCGTCGTCGAACTGGTCCGCAAGGCCCGGGGCGGGGTCGCCGCACCTCCCGGACAGCTGCTGCCCCACTCCTGGCGCGACGGCCACGGACTGCTCTACGAGGCCGGGCAGCCCGTCGCCGCCATCGCCGCGCTGCACTACCTCCAGCTCGTCGTGGAGTACGAGCGCGTCCGCGGCGGGGACGCCTCCGCGCTCGCCGACTGGGTCGCCCTCCGCCTCCAGGACGTCCCCCGGATCGTGCACACCGTCGTCACCCAGGCGAGCCTGCCGCCCGGCCTCGCCCCGCCCCCCGTGACGGCGGGAAGCGCCCCCGCCGTGGTCCGCTACCCCCGGGCGGGCGACGGCACCGGCGTCGTCATCGTCGAACTGGAGCCGGTGCTCGGCCCGTTCCGCGCCGGACCCGCGGGCACCGCCCCCGGCAGCCGCTTCTACTGGCGCATCCGCGTCGACGACGGCTTCGACCTCAACGAGCCCCTGCACGAGGACCAGACCGGTGACGGCGTCCCGCCCGAGGAACTCGTCCACACCCTGCGGGCCCCCCTCGCGGAGGTCTTCGCCACCCTCGACGCCCCCGGGGCCCCCGCCCCGCTGGAGGTCGCCCTCCCCGCCGACCACTTCGACACCGCCGTACACCGCTGGCAGCTCACCGAGATGGCCCGGCTGCACCAACCGGCGTATGTCGGGGTACGGCGGATGGTGGTGCTGCGGGACCTCGGCAGACGAGGCGAACCGGACCCCGTCTGGCTCCGCCGGTGGCGGGCGATGGAGCGCGCGGGAGCACCCGTCGCCGTCCGCACGCCCCCGCCCCGGCAGCTCCCCAGACCCCGCCACTTCGAGGAGATGGGCGCGTCCGCCGTGCCCGTGCTCTGCCGCCCCGCGAGCAGCGGCGCGGGCCGCCGCGCCATCGGCATGGCGCTCGCCGCCGGGCACGGCATCGCCCTCTGGCACACCGACGGCCACCCCGACCTCGGCTGCGGCGACTTCTGCGACCGGCTCCACGAGGGAGCCGCCCTCCTCCTGGAACAGAGCACCGCCCCCGTCGAACTTCCCGACCGGCTCAGACGTATCAGGGACGACATCAGCGGAACCCGCGACACCGGCCACTGGGCCGAGTCGGTGGCCCTCCTCTACGACGACCCGGGGCGCCCGCTGCCCCTCGACGACAGCGGACCGGTCGACTCCCCATGA
- a CDS encoding CU044_2847 family protein produces the protein MSGHVQRIELPGGAVVHARLSAPGGGYGEDEEDVGFVESATARVRQLEQLIAGVGSSVLAAASAARPDEAAVSFGIELTAKSGVALAVLAAGEAKASVQVTLVWYRGEQNRPEGLDDSPAGAPSDARSGPSGTPAAPDTPSGAPAAAPEGDPRS, from the coding sequence ATGAGCGGACACGTCCAGCGGATCGAACTTCCCGGGGGTGCCGTGGTGCACGCCCGGCTCTCGGCCCCGGGCGGTGGATACGGCGAGGACGAGGAGGACGTGGGTTTCGTCGAGAGCGCCACCGCCCGGGTCCGGCAGCTGGAGCAGCTGATCGCGGGGGTGGGCTCCTCCGTGCTCGCCGCCGCGTCCGCGGCCCGGCCGGACGAGGCCGCCGTCTCGTTCGGGATCGAGCTGACGGCCAAGTCCGGGGTCGCGCTGGCCGTGCTGGCCGCGGGGGAGGCGAAGGCGTCCGTGCAGGTCACCCTGGTGTGGTACCGGGGCGAGCAGAACCGGCCCGAGGGCCTGGACGACAGTCCGGCGGGAGCCCCGTCCGACGCCCGGTCCGGCCCGTCCGGTACCCCGGCCGCTCCCGATACCCCGTCCGGTGCCCCGGCCGCCGCCCCCGAGGGCGACCCGCGGTCATGA
- a CDS encoding DUF6104 family protein has product MYFTDRGIEELEKRRGEEEVTFEWLAEQLRTFVDLNPDFEVPVERLATWLARLDDEDEDE; this is encoded by the coding sequence TTGTACTTCACCGATCGCGGCATCGAGGAGCTGGAGAAGCGGCGCGGCGAGGAGGAGGTCACCTTCGAGTGGCTGGCCGAGCAGTTGCGGACCTTCGTCGATCTCAACCCCGACTTCGAGGTCCCGGTGGAGCGGCTGGCGACCTGGCTGGCCCGGCTGGACGACGAGGA